Proteins encoded in a region of the Streptomyces sp. NBC_01471 genome:
- a CDS encoding thiamine-phosphate kinase — MKGTVGELGEFGLIRELTSRLTTTPAVRLGPGDDAAVVSAPDRRVVASTDILLEGRHFRRDWSTAYDVGRKAAAQNLADIAAMGAVPTAILLGLVVPAELPVTWPTELMDGIRDECQVAGAAVVGGDVVRGETITVSITALGDLRNHEPVTRSGARPGDVVAVTGWLGWSAAGFAVLSRGFRSPRAFVEAHRRPEPPYHAGPAAAGLGATAMTDVSDGLVADLGHIAEASKVRIDLRAGSIDIPTQMSDIGQAVGVDPLQWVLTGGEDHAIVATFPPDVKLPARWKVIGEVVNPSALPHVTVDGAPWTSKGGWDHFGEDPS, encoded by the coding sequence ATGAAGGGCACTGTGGGGGAGCTCGGGGAGTTCGGGCTGATCAGAGAGCTCACCTCCCGGCTCACGACGACTCCGGCGGTACGGCTGGGGCCCGGCGACGACGCCGCGGTCGTGTCCGCTCCCGACCGGCGGGTCGTGGCGAGCACGGACATCCTGCTGGAGGGGCGGCACTTCCGCCGGGACTGGTCCACCGCGTACGACGTGGGCCGCAAGGCCGCCGCGCAGAACCTCGCGGACATCGCGGCCATGGGCGCGGTGCCCACCGCGATACTCCTGGGGCTCGTCGTGCCCGCCGAGCTCCCGGTCACCTGGCCCACCGAACTGATGGACGGCATCCGCGACGAGTGCCAGGTTGCGGGGGCCGCCGTGGTCGGTGGGGATGTCGTACGAGGAGAGACGATCACCGTCTCCATCACCGCACTCGGCGACCTGCGCAACCACGAACCGGTCACCAGGTCCGGCGCCAGGCCCGGCGACGTCGTCGCCGTCACCGGCTGGCTCGGCTGGTCCGCCGCCGGGTTCGCCGTGCTCTCCCGCGGATTCCGCTCGCCCCGCGCCTTCGTCGAGGCGCACCGGCGCCCCGAACCGCCATACCACGCGGGCCCCGCTGCCGCCGGCCTCGGCGCCACCGCGATGACCGACGTCAGCGACGGACTGGTGGCCGACCTCGGGCACATCGCCGAGGCCAGCAAGGTCCGGATCGACCTGCGGGCGGGGTCCATCGACATCCCCACGCAGATGAGCGACATCGGACAGGCCGTCGGGGTGGATCCGCTCCAGTGGGTGCTCACCGGGGGAGAGGACCACGCGATCGTGGCGACCTTCCCGCCGGATGTGAAACTGCCCGCCCGCTGGAAGGTGATCGGTGAAGTGGTCAACCCCTCCGCGCTGCCCCATGTGACGGTCGACGGAGCGCCGTGGACCAGCAAGGGCGGCTGGGACCACTTCGGAGAGGACCCCTCGTGA
- a CDS encoding Lrp/AsnC family transcriptional regulator: MVQAYILIQTEVGKATAVAELVGKLPGVIQAEDVTGPYDVIVRAQADTVDELGRMVVARVQQVDGITRTLTCPVVHL; the protein is encoded by the coding sequence GTGGTACAGGCGTACATCCTCATTCAGACCGAAGTGGGCAAGGCGACAGCGGTCGCCGAGCTCGTCGGGAAACTCCCCGGGGTGATCCAGGCCGAGGACGTGACCGGTCCGTACGACGTGATCGTGCGCGCACAGGCCGACACCGTCGATGAGCTCGGCCGCATGGTGGTCGCCAGAGTCCAGCAAGTGGACGGCATCACGCGCACCCTGACC